Proteins found in one Sporosarcina jeotgali genomic segment:
- a CDS encoding DUF309 domain-containing protein translates to MHPYFHPLFVEFLVYFNDNQDYFEGHEVLEEYWKSIPRYSKSHPLTAYILLSTGMYHWRRGNLDGASRTISKALHRFTTLPPVYDEYKNIVDFDQLISDVTIAKSEISNEQPFGIFEIKIESQELKEAINRTKQNLDLLVSGSDDVIHKHMLRDRSDILKLRDEKKKSGR, encoded by the coding sequence ATGCACCCTTATTTTCATCCGCTCTTCGTGGAGTTTCTTGTTTATTTTAATGACAACCAAGACTATTTCGAGGGCCATGAAGTATTAGAAGAGTATTGGAAGTCGATTCCCAGATACTCAAAATCTCATCCGCTTACGGCCTATATTCTTCTGTCTACCGGGATGTATCATTGGAGACGAGGAAACCTGGATGGAGCTTCAAGAACTATTTCAAAAGCGCTTCACCGATTCACCACACTGCCTCCTGTATACGATGAATATAAGAACATCGTTGATTTTGATCAACTAATTTCAGACGTTACTATCGCAAAATCAGAGATTTCAAATGAGCAGCCATTTGGCATATTCGAAATTAAAATCGAATCCCAGGAACTAAAAGAGGCGATTAACAGGACTAAGCAAAACCTAGATTTACTCGTAAGCGGAAGCGATGACGTTATTCATAAACATATGCTACGGGATAGAAGTGATATTCTAAAACTTCGAGACGAAAAGAAGAAGAGCGGACGTTAG
- a CDS encoding segregation/condensation protein A — protein sequence MSYNVKLDAFEGPLDLLLHLINRLEIDIYDIPMAQLTNQYIEHLHAMRVLELDELSEYLVLAATLIEIKSKMLLPVHEGDVFDDEGLEFDMEEDPREELIARILEYKKFKEAAVQLKESADERAVHFTKPPTEVDAYGVINPIDPGDELNVFDLIGAFQRMLQRRRLKTPMTASITNNEISVGDKMDEIMSRVERKGGTCDFEELFEEGDISGLIITFLSILELMKRSDIIVEQHGNFDRLKIRMQMEEQSHE from the coding sequence ATGTCTTATAATGTAAAGCTGGATGCATTTGAGGGTCCACTCGATCTATTGCTGCATCTGATCAATCGTTTGGAAATTGATATTTATGATATTCCGATGGCGCAGCTGACAAACCAATACATAGAACATTTGCATGCAATGCGTGTACTTGAACTAGATGAGCTAAGTGAATACCTGGTTCTTGCTGCTACGTTGATAGAAATCAAAAGCAAAATGCTGCTTCCTGTACATGAAGGCGATGTATTCGATGACGAAGGGCTAGAATTCGATATGGAAGAAGATCCTCGTGAAGAATTGATTGCACGAATTCTCGAGTACAAAAAGTTCAAGGAAGCAGCTGTTCAACTAAAAGAGTCTGCTGACGAACGCGCAGTTCACTTTACGAAACCGCCGACAGAAGTGGACGCATACGGGGTCATAAATCCAATTGACCCAGGAGATGAACTCAACGTGTTCGATCTTATAGGTGCATTCCAGCGTATGCTTCAGCGCAGAAGACTGAAAACACCTATGACTGCCAGTATAACAAATAATGAAATCTCTGTCGGTGATAAGATGGACGAAATCATGAGCCGGGTAGAACGTAAAGGCGGCACGTGTGATTTTGAAGAGTTGTTTGAAGAAGGTGACATCAGCGGGTTAATCATCACATTTTTGTCGATTCTAGAGCTGATGAAGCGAAGCGATATCATTGTAGAACAACACGGGAACTTTGACAGATTAAAGATACGAATGCAAATGGAGGAACAATCGCATGAATGA
- the resA gene encoding thiol-disulfide oxidoreductase ResA, which produces MDKKKKRLIVRGAILLILAAAIVFALTSKKETKVLAVGDKAPNFELLNMDGEKVKLSDYEGQGVFLNFWGTWCPPCKKEMPYIEKHFKEFTNKGVQVLSVNIGESEFKVDTFINQYELTFPVLIDKNKSVSRNSYNVVPLPTTMLIDKNGVIKKIITREMSEAEIVSLMESIQPE; this is translated from the coding sequence ATGGACAAAAAGAAGAAGCGCCTAATTGTTAGAGGAGCGATCTTACTAATCTTGGCGGCAGCCATTGTCTTTGCACTTACTTCTAAGAAAGAAACAAAAGTGCTTGCTGTCGGAGATAAAGCACCGAACTTTGAATTGTTGAATATGGATGGGGAAAAAGTGAAACTCTCTGATTACGAAGGACAAGGCGTGTTTTTGAATTTTTGGGGAACATGGTGCCCTCCGTGTAAAAAAGAAATGCCGTATATTGAAAAGCATTTCAAAGAATTCACGAACAAAGGAGTCCAAGTTCTATCGGTGAATATTGGCGAATCCGAATTTAAAGTGGATACGTTTATTAACCAATATGAATTGACATTCCCGGTCCTTATCGACAAAAACAAAAGTGTGAGCCGGAACAGTTATAATGTAGTTCCGCTGCCGACAACGATGCTGATTGACAAAAACGGTGTCATTAAAAAAATTATTACGCGTGAAATGAGCGAAGCTGAAATTGTGTCTCTTATGGAGAGCATTCAACCCGAATAA
- the scpB gene encoding SMC-Scp complex subunit ScpB, with protein MNERDTLAATIESFLFVAGEEGLTLKQLAALTVSTEGEVTDALEQLLKGYEERKNSGITWRQYGGVFQLVTKAEYAEDIKRLFENPPSKMMTQAALEVLAIIAYKQPVTRVEVDDVRGVKSERAIQTLSSKGFIMEKGRLEASGRPILYATTAYFLDRFGLNSLEDLPPLLQEAEEDEDTDLFLTKFQDILEAQEEGGNSV; from the coding sequence ATGAATGAACGTGATACTCTAGCAGCTACCATAGAAAGTTTTCTTTTCGTTGCAGGTGAAGAGGGGCTGACGTTAAAACAACTTGCTGCATTGACTGTTTCTACGGAAGGGGAAGTGACAGATGCGCTGGAACAGTTGCTTAAAGGATACGAAGAACGGAAAAACAGCGGAATTACATGGCGTCAGTATGGCGGAGTCTTTCAACTCGTGACTAAAGCAGAATATGCAGAAGATATCAAGCGTTTGTTTGAAAACCCTCCATCTAAAATGATGACACAGGCAGCACTTGAAGTGCTGGCAATTATTGCATACAAACAGCCGGTCACTCGAGTGGAAGTGGATGATGTCCGGGGAGTGAAATCTGAACGAGCCATCCAGACTCTTTCCTCCAAAGGATTTATTATGGAAAAAGGCCGTTTAGAAGCTAGCGGCCGACCAATTCTTTATGCAACGACTGCTTATTTCTTAGATCGTTTCGGATTAAACTCACTTGAAGATTTACCGCCTTTGCTTCAAGAAGCGGAAGAAGATGAAGACACTGACTTATTCTTAACGAAGTTCCAGGACATACTAGAAGCACAAGAAGAAGGAGGAAATAGTGTTTGA
- the ccsB gene encoding c-type cytochrome biogenesis protein CcsB, whose translation MDYSALSANLLLVSFIAYLVGTFFFGGAVKVSKTEKTYKDSMWGKIGIVVTIIGFVSQLGYFITRWIAAGHAPVSNMFEFTTAFSMMLVGSFILIFFIYKTPSLGLFALPIAIVIIAYASMFPREITPLIPALKSYWLTVHVITAALGESILAISAVAGLIYLAKNVDLTKKSKERFWLEAVMFTVVLVLGFVVSSTAFSLTGYEADFNYVDKNGKASEMTYNMPPLFGMSEYEQVTTDTMKPWFEMPAIVNAKTLTTFVWSLFTGIILYILIRLIFRRPIAALLQPFAKKANSQLMDEIGYRSVLIGFPVFTLGALIFAMIWAHEAWSRFWGWDPKEVWALITWLFYAAFLHLRLSQGWEGKKSAWLAVAGFVIIMFNLVAVNLIIAGLHSYA comes from the coding sequence ATGGATTACTCTGCATTAAGTGCGAATTTGCTGCTAGTGTCATTTATCGCATACCTCGTCGGCACCTTCTTTTTCGGAGGGGCTGTAAAAGTTTCAAAGACAGAAAAAACCTACAAAGATAGTATGTGGGGTAAAATCGGGATTGTTGTGACAATCATCGGATTTGTGTCTCAACTTGGATATTTCATTACCCGTTGGATAGCTGCGGGGCATGCACCTGTCAGTAATATGTTTGAATTTACGACTGCATTCAGCATGATGCTTGTCGGTTCATTCATTCTCATTTTCTTTATCTACAAAACGCCTTCTCTTGGGTTGTTTGCGTTGCCGATTGCAATTGTTATTATTGCCTACGCAAGTATGTTCCCAAGAGAGATAACTCCTCTAATTCCAGCACTCAAGAGTTATTGGTTAACCGTACACGTTATTACAGCAGCACTTGGTGAGTCCATTCTTGCGATTAGTGCGGTTGCAGGCCTGATCTATCTAGCTAAGAATGTAGATTTGACGAAGAAATCAAAAGAACGTTTTTGGCTGGAAGCTGTCATGTTCACTGTCGTTCTAGTTCTTGGATTTGTTGTTTCATCTACAGCATTCAGTCTCACAGGTTACGAGGCGGATTTCAATTATGTCGATAAAAATGGCAAAGCGTCTGAAATGACGTATAACATGCCTCCTTTGTTCGGGATGAGTGAGTACGAACAAGTTACAACAGATACAATGAAACCATGGTTCGAAATGCCAGCAATCGTCAATGCGAAAACACTTACGACATTTGTTTGGTCACTATTTACGGGAATCATTCTCTATATTCTGATCAGACTCATTTTCCGACGACCGATTGCAGCACTGTTGCAGCCATTCGCAAAAAAGGCCAATTCACAATTGATGGATGAAATCGGTTATCGGTCTGTACTTATCGGCTTCCCGGTATTCACACTTGGGGCTTTAATCTTTGCAATGATCTGGGCACACGAAGCTTGGTCACGATTCTGGGGCTGGGACCCTAAAGAGGTATGGGCATTGATCACGTGGCTATTCTACGCTGCATTCCTTCACCTTCGCCTATCACAAGGATGGGAAGGTAAGAAATCGGCATGGCTTGCTGTTGCAGGGTTTGTTATCATCATGTTCAACTTGGTAGCTGTCAACCTGATCATCGCTGGTCTACATTCATACGCATAA
- the resB gene encoding cytochrome c biogenesis protein ResB: MSKIKCQCGHENPFGTVLCEKCGRPQTDDAKNSEMVDMRYEGSARRSQTYKKSIIDKIWNFFSSVKIGVSIIIAVLSTSAIGTIFPQKFYVPVSGNDPSEYLAYYERLYGTFGKIYYQLGFYDMYNSWWFKILIGMLGTSIIIASLDRVIPLYKSLKKQRTKRHPSFMKRQRIYGESDIANSDESLEKAEKALKDLHYNVKVEDGAILAEKNRFGRWGPYVNHTGLIIFLLGVLMRGIPGFYVDETMWIREGETREIPGAPGYLLENVDFSVETYTKDEADAVFGEALEKNGDIVKEFKSDVKLYKEKEGSLPGSSDVEFMKEYPIIVNKPLKFDGYSIFQMDYKTGELKTMTFTLMNKKTEKSLGEFTIDLNEPAKDYDLGNGSSIELMEYYADYDGIVDGQPSSKSPIPNNPAFIFNMKTPEHPDGEKSFVAIRQTLEVEPNDYEAKFLSAETRDASGLTIRKDKTLYILLLGGIVFMIGVIQGSYWQHRRIWIQKGSGSEMLIAAHTNKNWYTLKKDLDKVKEIAALPAYTDKQDKEAVNDTTEGDTN, encoded by the coding sequence ATGAGCAAAATTAAATGCCAGTGCGGTCACGAAAATCCTTTCGGAACCGTCCTCTGCGAAAAGTGTGGCCGACCACAAACTGATGACGCTAAAAATAGTGAAATGGTGGACATGCGTTATGAAGGATCTGCCAGACGTTCGCAAACGTATAAGAAATCGATAATCGACAAGATTTGGAACTTCTTCTCGAGTGTTAAAATTGGTGTCAGCATTATTATTGCAGTTTTATCGACATCCGCAATAGGTACGATTTTTCCACAAAAGTTTTATGTTCCGGTAAGCGGGAATGATCCATCTGAGTACTTGGCTTATTATGAGCGCCTATATGGCACGTTCGGGAAAATTTACTATCAGCTCGGCTTTTATGATATGTATAATAGCTGGTGGTTTAAAATCTTAATTGGCATGCTTGGAACCTCAATCATTATTGCCAGTTTGGACCGTGTAATTCCGCTGTATAAGTCACTCAAAAAGCAACGGACAAAACGTCATCCGTCATTCATGAAGCGTCAGCGTATTTATGGGGAAAGTGACATCGCTAATTCTGATGAATCTCTTGAAAAAGCAGAAAAAGCCCTTAAAGACTTACATTATAATGTTAAGGTCGAAGATGGAGCAATTCTAGCTGAGAAGAACCGATTCGGACGATGGGGCCCATACGTTAACCATACAGGACTAATTATATTTTTATTAGGTGTGTTAATGCGCGGTATTCCTGGGTTTTATGTCGATGAAACGATGTGGATCCGCGAGGGAGAAACTCGGGAGATACCAGGGGCACCAGGATATTTACTTGAAAACGTCGACTTCTCTGTCGAAACTTATACGAAAGATGAAGCAGATGCTGTTTTCGGTGAAGCACTTGAAAAAAATGGAGATATCGTGAAGGAATTCAAGTCGGACGTAAAGCTGTATAAAGAAAAAGAAGGTTCTTTACCTGGTTCTTCTGACGTTGAGTTCATGAAAGAATATCCCATTATTGTTAACAAACCGTTGAAATTTGATGGATATAGTATTTTCCAAATGGATTATAAAACGGGTGAATTGAAAACGATGACGTTTACGTTAATGAACAAAAAGACAGAAAAATCGCTGGGCGAATTTACAATCGATCTTAACGAACCGGCTAAGGATTACGATCTTGGTAATGGATCATCCATTGAACTCATGGAATATTATGCGGATTATGATGGGATAGTTGATGGACAGCCTTCTTCTAAGTCCCCAATTCCTAATAACCCGGCCTTTATATTCAATATGAAGACACCTGAGCATCCCGATGGTGAGAAAAGTTTCGTTGCGATTCGTCAAACGCTTGAAGTGGAACCGAATGATTACGAAGCGAAATTTCTTTCTGCTGAAACTAGAGATGCTTCAGGTTTGACAATTCGTAAAGACAAAACCCTGTATATTCTCTTGCTAGGCGGTATTGTCTTTATGATTGGTGTGATCCAAGGATCTTATTGGCAGCATAGAAGAATTTGGATCCAAAAAGGATCAGGTTCAGAAATGCTAATTGCGGCACATACTAACAAAAACTGGTATACACTTAAAAAAGATTTGGATAAAGTAAAAGAAATAGCTGCTCTTCCAGCGTATACCGATAAACAGGACAAAGAAGCTGTCAATGATACGACGGAAGGAGATACAAACTAA
- a CDS encoding pseudouridine synthase: MERLQKVLARAGVASRRKAEGLILEGKVKVNGSVVTELGTKVSASDRVEVEGIQVVKETFVYYLLYKPRGYISTVHDEKGRKTVLDLLPGVEQRIFPVGRLDYDTSGVIIMTNDGDFSYTMTHPKFGIRKQYIAKVKGVPTREALKKLENGIVLEDGLTAPANVKMRSMDKKAQTALIEITISEGKNRQVRRMFDAIGCPVVKLRRESFANLTTIGLNAGEARELTTHEVKQLRVLAETGKIG, from the coding sequence TTGGAAAGACTACAAAAAGTATTAGCGCGTGCCGGTGTTGCATCCCGGAGAAAAGCAGAAGGATTAATTCTGGAAGGCAAAGTGAAAGTGAATGGATCCGTTGTAACGGAGCTTGGTACAAAGGTGTCGGCTTCAGATAGAGTTGAAGTTGAAGGCATTCAAGTTGTAAAAGAAACATTCGTCTATTATTTGTTATATAAACCAAGAGGCTATATCTCTACAGTGCACGATGAAAAGGGACGAAAAACAGTATTAGACCTTCTTCCGGGGGTTGAGCAGCGGATTTTCCCTGTTGGCCGTTTGGATTATGACACTTCAGGCGTGATTATCATGACAAATGACGGGGACTTTTCATACACAATGACACATCCAAAGTTTGGTATCCGTAAGCAGTACATTGCGAAAGTGAAAGGTGTCCCAACCCGGGAAGCACTGAAGAAGCTGGAGAATGGAATTGTACTTGAAGACGGCTTGACTGCTCCTGCAAACGTTAAAATGCGTTCAATGGATAAAAAAGCTCAAACTGCCCTTATTGAAATTACAATTTCGGAAGGCAAAAACCGGCAAGTTCGCCGGATGTTCGATGCTATCGGCTGTCCAGTGGTGAAATTGCGCCGTGAATCATTTGCGAACCTGACAACAATAGGATTAAATGCAGGGGAAGCGCGTGAGCTGACTACTCATGAGGTGAAACAACTCCGTGTTCTAGCGGAAACCGGTAAAATCGGCTAA
- a CDS encoding response regulator transcription factor, with protein sequence MDENVKLLVVDDEDRIRRLLTMYLSREGYEMDEACDGAEALEKIEENHYDCILLDVMMPEKDGMEVLEELRIAENQTPVILLTAKGEESDRVSGFETGADDYIVKPFSPREVVLRVKALLRRTGSFNGAPSTATSKDLVVFPQLTIDHDAHRVTAEGKEVSLTPKEYELLYFLAKAPDKVFDREQLLKEVWHYEFFGDLRTVDTHVKRLREKLNRVSERAAKMIVTVWGVGYKFEVPSE encoded by the coding sequence ATGGATGAAAACGTAAAATTGCTCGTCGTGGACGACGAAGACCGGATTAGACGGCTTCTGACAATGTACCTCTCTCGTGAGGGTTATGAAATGGACGAAGCATGTGACGGCGCAGAAGCGCTTGAAAAAATTGAAGAAAATCATTATGACTGTATCTTATTGGATGTCATGATGCCTGAAAAAGATGGAATGGAAGTATTGGAAGAACTGAGAATAGCTGAAAATCAAACACCTGTAATTCTGCTGACTGCAAAGGGGGAAGAATCCGACAGAGTTTCTGGATTCGAAACAGGTGCGGATGACTATATTGTTAAGCCATTCAGTCCGCGTGAAGTTGTATTGCGTGTGAAAGCATTATTGCGCCGCACAGGATCGTTTAACGGAGCACCCAGCACAGCCACGTCTAAGGATTTAGTTGTGTTCCCGCAGCTTACAATCGATCACGATGCTCATCGGGTTACTGCTGAAGGAAAAGAAGTCAGTTTGACACCAAAAGAGTACGAACTGTTGTATTTCTTAGCAAAAGCACCGGATAAAGTATTTGACCGCGAGCAATTGTTAAAAGAAGTATGGCACTACGAATTTTTCGGCGACCTCAGAACGGTCGACACACATGTAAAACGCTTGAGGGAAAAATTGAACAGAGTCTCTGAACGGGCTGCTAAAATGATTGTGACCGTATGGGGTGTCGGTTATAAATTTGAGGTTCCATCAGAATGA
- a CDS encoding D-alanyl-D-alanine carboxypeptidase family protein has translation MLAILMLCASIVLMPIPPATAAVNTSWVVIDADTGRLLDGANPHEQLPIASLTKIWTALTFIESEPAEEKTVISSQAASAEGSSIYLEPGSEVSTNELLHGLMLRSGNDAAMALAEHAGGSEEGFVHLMNEQAELYGLTNTHFTNPSGLHDEKHLSTAYDTAMMLYFGMQNDAFRDIASAERYTRTGEQPGVWENKHRLITSDTDAVAGKTGFTKAAGRTLATYFEKNGKKVIVVTLNSGNDWSIHKSLASKVFKEYSIVTIAKKGEYAVLPGITAHLKKPIKVLLNQEEKSKVSSVMRIPRNETQSSFGQWTVSLDQEPLVTSEVELKRE, from the coding sequence GTGCTGGCAATACTAATGCTTTGTGCTTCAATTGTACTCATGCCGATTCCGCCAGCGACTGCTGCGGTGAACACATCATGGGTGGTGATCGATGCAGACACCGGAAGACTATTGGATGGGGCTAATCCTCATGAACAGTTACCGATTGCGAGCTTAACAAAAATATGGACCGCACTGACATTTATAGAATCAGAGCCAGCGGAAGAAAAAACTGTAATCTCTTCTCAGGCAGCGTCAGCAGAAGGCTCATCCATTTACTTGGAGCCAGGCAGTGAGGTTTCTACAAATGAGTTATTGCATGGTCTTATGCTGAGATCAGGAAACGATGCGGCCATGGCCCTTGCTGAACATGCGGGAGGTTCAGAAGAGGGGTTTGTACACCTGATGAACGAACAAGCGGAACTTTATGGACTGACGAACACTCACTTTACGAATCCATCAGGTCTGCATGATGAAAAGCATCTGTCTACCGCGTATGATACTGCGATGATGCTTTATTTCGGAATGCAAAATGATGCGTTCCGGGACATTGCCTCTGCAGAACGGTACACCCGGACAGGTGAACAACCTGGCGTTTGGGAGAACAAACACCGTCTGATTACATCTGATACAGATGCGGTCGCGGGTAAAACAGGATTTACAAAAGCGGCTGGCAGGACATTAGCGACCTACTTTGAAAAAAACGGCAAGAAAGTGATTGTTGTGACATTGAACAGTGGAAATGACTGGAGCATTCACAAATCCCTTGCCTCTAAGGTTTTTAAAGAATACTCAATCGTAACAATTGCTAAAAAAGGCGAGTATGCGGTATTGCCCGGGATCACAGCACATCTCAAAAAACCCATAAAAGTGTTGCTGAATCAGGAAGAGAAGAGTAAAGTTAGTTCAGTCATGCGGATTCCGCGGAATGAGACGCAATCATCATTTGGTCAATGGACAGTTTCGCTAGATCAAGAGCCATTGGTGACTTCGGAAGTTGAACTTAAACGCGAATGA